Proteins encoded within one genomic window of Sphaerotilus montanus:
- a CDS encoding rhodanese-like domain-containing protein: protein MNLMNLMTAAHRAKTLALAATCAAVLGGLPLLAHAQLDKASTEALETYFEFSDYNSGTIMAEQIPAGDWKTFYLLDVRDAGQFAKEHIPGAVNIEWRKVFAERASLPKDQLILAYCNTGSFAAQSAMALRLAGFENVRLLHGGFIAWKAATAAAAK from the coding sequence ATGAACCTGATGAACCTGATGACCGCGGCTCACCGAGCCAAGACCCTGGCCCTGGCTGCCACCTGTGCCGCCGTGCTGGGCGGACTGCCGCTCCTGGCCCACGCCCAGCTCGACAAGGCCAGCACGGAGGCGCTGGAGACCTACTTCGAGTTCAGCGACTACAACAGCGGCACCATCATGGCCGAGCAGATCCCGGCGGGAGACTGGAAGACGTTCTACCTCCTCGACGTCCGCGATGCAGGCCAGTTCGCCAAGGAGCACATCCCCGGTGCCGTGAACATCGAGTGGCGCAAGGTCTTCGCCGAGCGGGCGTCGCTGCCCAAGGACCAGCTGATCCTGGCCTACTGCAACACGGGCTCGTTTGCGGCCCAGTCGGCGATGGCGCTGCGCCTGGCCGGGTTCGAGAACGTGCGCCTTCTGCACGGCGGGTTCATCGCCTGGAAAGCGGCCACCGCAGCGGCTGCGAAGTAG
- a CDS encoding sigma-54-dependent Fis family transcriptional regulator — translation MPPHALVAAPSQRAHIATVMQVADAGMTAPAAARHDTIIRASWQRCVHEHRLDPTRMQEAIILPQARLREHQEQMDAFLHIARHGLEALYQQVAGLGYVVLLTDARGVTVDFLGDLVLEPSLRKAGLYLGADWSEAHAGTCGVGTCLSTGEALTVHLDDHFDATHIPLTCTSAPVYDARGQLNAVLDISQLSSHQPKESQHLALQLVKACAQQVENAAFLHRHRRDWVLRLSEAPQFLDVNPDYLLALDSSGRVIGHNRRAQRLFEPATGAAGRPPGAVSTLIGQPLGRLLDVSLNELGRFVQGRAVDQRAVLRAGGRHRLFLGVTPPPTRAPWSSAAAPDAAPRRAPQVEQPVPPPLQALSGGDPALDRQITRAARLVNSPVSLLLTGETGSGKEYFAKALHQSSQRRAGPFVAVNCAAIPETLIESELFGHLAGSFSGAGPRGKRGLIQEADGGTLFLDEIGDMPRGLQARLLRVLAEREVLPIGATRPVPVNLRVIAATHCALEAMVREGRFREDLYYRLNGALFTLPPLRERQDLDWLIDRLLADATRPAAPPRLTTDARAALHRHGWPGNLRELHNAIDYARTVCNDGVVRLDDLPDALTARRRETAAPVSTEATPGEEADRLLQALRAARWNVSAVARTLGCSRMTLYRRMKRFGIASPLDDAGPLAH, via the coding sequence ATGCCGCCCCACGCCCTGGTCGCCGCGCCTTCCCAGCGCGCCCACATCGCCACGGTGATGCAGGTGGCTGACGCTGGCATGACCGCACCCGCTGCCGCCCGCCACGACACCATCATCCGCGCGAGCTGGCAGCGCTGCGTCCACGAACACCGGCTCGACCCGACGCGAATGCAGGAGGCGATCATCCTGCCGCAGGCCCGGCTGCGCGAGCACCAGGAGCAGATGGACGCCTTCCTCCACATCGCCCGCCACGGGCTGGAGGCGCTGTACCAGCAGGTCGCCGGGCTGGGCTATGTCGTGCTGCTGACGGACGCGCGCGGGGTGACGGTGGATTTCCTCGGCGACCTGGTGCTGGAGCCGAGCCTGCGCAAGGCGGGGCTCTACCTCGGCGCCGACTGGAGCGAGGCACACGCGGGCACCTGTGGCGTCGGCACCTGCCTGAGCACCGGCGAGGCGCTCACCGTCCACCTCGACGACCACTTCGACGCCACGCACATCCCGCTGACCTGCACCAGCGCGCCGGTCTACGACGCCCGCGGCCAGCTCAACGCCGTGCTCGACATCTCGCAGCTCAGCAGCCACCAGCCCAAGGAGAGCCAGCACCTGGCGCTGCAACTGGTCAAGGCGTGTGCGCAGCAGGTGGAGAACGCCGCCTTTCTGCACCGCCACCGCCGCGACTGGGTGCTGCGGCTGAGCGAGGCGCCGCAGTTCCTCGACGTGAACCCCGACTACCTGCTGGCGCTCGACAGCAGCGGGCGCGTGATCGGCCACAACCGGCGGGCGCAGCGGCTGTTCGAGCCGGCGACGGGCGCGGCGGGTCGTCCGCCGGGCGCCGTGTCCACGCTGATCGGACAACCGCTGGGCCGGCTGCTGGACGTGTCGTTGAACGAGCTGGGGCGCTTCGTGCAGGGCCGGGCGGTCGACCAGCGCGCGGTGCTGCGTGCGGGCGGCCGACACCGGCTGTTCCTGGGCGTGACGCCACCGCCGACCCGCGCGCCCTGGTCCTCCGCCGCGGCACCGGACGCCGCGCCGCGCCGGGCACCGCAGGTCGAGCAGCCCGTACCGCCACCGCTGCAGGCGCTCTCGGGCGGCGACCCCGCGCTGGACCGCCAGATCACCCGCGCCGCCCGGCTCGTCAACAGCCCCGTCAGCCTGCTCCTCACCGGCGAGACCGGCAGCGGCAAGGAATACTTTGCCAAGGCGCTGCACCAGAGCAGCCAGCGCCGCGCCGGCCCGTTCGTCGCGGTGAACTGCGCCGCCATCCCCGAGACGCTGATCGAGAGTGAACTGTTCGGCCACCTCGCGGGCAGCTTCTCCGGCGCCGGGCCGCGGGGCAAGCGCGGGCTGATCCAGGAAGCCGATGGCGGCACGCTCTTCCTCGACGAGATCGGCGACATGCCGCGCGGACTGCAGGCGCGGCTGCTGCGGGTGCTGGCCGAACGCGAGGTGCTGCCGATCGGCGCGACGCGGCCGGTGCCGGTGAACCTGCGCGTGATCGCCGCGACGCACTGCGCGCTGGAGGCGATGGTGCGCGAGGGGCGTTTCCGCGAGGACCTGTACTACCGGCTCAACGGCGCGCTGTTCACGCTGCCGCCGCTGCGCGAACGGCAAGACCTCGACTGGCTGATCGACCGCCTGCTGGCCGACGCCACCCGCCCGGCCGCGCCACCCCGCCTGACCACCGACGCCCGCGCCGCGCTGCACCGCCACGGCTGGCCCGGCAACCTGCGCGAGCTGCACAACGCGATCGACTACGCGCGCACGGTCTGCAACGACGGCGTGGTGCGGCTGGACGATCTGCCGGACGCGCTGACGGCGAGGCGTCGTGAAACCGCAGCGCCGGTGAGCACCGAAGCGACGCCGGGCGAGGAGGCCGATCGGTTGTTGCAGGCGCTGCGGGCGGCGCGCTGGAACGTGTCCGCCGTGGCGCGCACGCTGGGCTGCTCGCGCATGACGCTGTACCGGCGGATGAAGCGGTTCGGGATCGCGTCGCCGCTCGACGACGCGGGGCCGCTGGCGCACTGA